TGTGAGATCCGGACCGGAACGCCCTCGACGATCCAGGATCTCGGTTCCACCAACGGCATCGTGGTGGACGGGCAGCACACCACCCGCGCTACGCTCCGCGACGGCTCGCGGATCGTCGTGGGCAGCACCACCGTTATCTATAGGCAAGCCGAAGGGTGAAGCGGGGGCAATGTCAGAGCTGACCCTCACGGTCATGCGGCTGGGTTTCCTGGCCGTACTGTGGCTGTTCGTGATCGTGGCCGTGCAGGTCATCCGGAGCGACCTGTTCGGTACGCGTGTCACCCAGCGCGGATCGCGCAGGGAGGCCGGTCGCCAGCAGCAGGCGGCCCGGCAGCAGCCCGCCGCGCCTCCGCAGCAGCGAGGCCAGCAGCGGGGCCAGCAGGGCGGCGGCCGGCGCGGGCGCAACGCCCCCAGCAAGCTGGTCGTGACCGAGGGCACACTGACCGGCACCACGGTCGCGCTCCAGGGTCAGACGGTCACGCTGGGCCGGGCGCACGACTCCACGATCGTGCTGGACGACGACTACGCCTCCAGCCGTCATGCCAGGATCTACCCGGATCGCGACGGTCAGTGGATCGTCGAGGACCTCGGCTCCACCAACGGCACCTACCTGGACCGGTCCCGGCTGACGACCCCCACGCCGATCCCGCTGGGCGCGCCGATCCGCATCGGCAAGACCGTCATCGAGCTGCGGAAGTAGTGCTACATCATGAGTGAGCGCGAGCGGAGCGAGCACGCAGCGGCAGGCCGCACCCGGGCCACCGGAGCGCTCCCGACCGGAGGGTGGGCAGTGTGGCTCGACACGACCGGCTGCATTCGGAGCCGACGGGCGAGGTGCGCATGAGTCTGTCACTGCGCTTTGCCGCCGGATCGCACAAGGGCATGATCCGCGAGGGCAACGAGGACTCCGGTTACGCCGGTCCCCGGCTGCTCGCGATCGCCGACGGCATGGGCGGCCAGGCGGCCGGCGAGGTCGCCTCCTCCGAGGTCATCTCCACCCTGGTCACGCTCGACGACGACGTGCCCGGCTCCGACATCCTCACCTCGCTCGGCACGGCCGTGCAGCGCGCCAACGACCAGCTGCGCGCCATGGTCGAGGAGGACCCCCAGCTCGAGGGCATGGGGACGACCCTCACCGCCCTGCTGTGGACCGGGCAGCGGCTCGGTCTCGTGCACGTCGGCGACTCGCGCGCCTATCTGCTGCGTGACGGAGTTCTCACGCAGATCACCCAGGACCACACCTGGGTGCAGCGGCTCGTGGACGAGGGCCGGATCACCGAAGAGGAAGCCACCACTCACCCGCAGCGCTCCCTGCTGATGCGCGCCCTCGGCAGCGCCGAGCACGTCGAGCCCGATCTGTCGATCCGCGAGGTGCGGGCCGGCGACCGCTATCTGATCTGCTCCGACGGGCTGTCCGGGGTCGTCTCCCACCAGACGTTGGAGGAGACCCTCGCCAGCTACCAGGGCCCGCAGGAGACCGTGCAGGAGCTGATCCAGCTCGCGCTGCGCGGCGGCGGCCCCGACAACATCACCGTCATCGTCGCCGACGTCCTCGACCTGGACCAGGGCGACACCCTCGCCGGGCAGCTGTCCGACCAGCCGGTCGTGGTCGGCGCCGTCGCCGAGAACCAGCACCATCTGCACGACAACGGCATCATGCAGACCCCGGCCGGCCGCGCCTCCCACCTGGGCCGCCAGGCGCCCGGGCACGGCGGCGGCGAGTTCGGCCCGCCCGGCTCCGGCGACACCACCGGGTACATCCCGGCGGGCAGCTTCGGCGACTACGCCGACGGCGAGCTCACCAAGCCGCGCGGGCAGCGCAAGTGGCTGAAGAGATCCCTCTACAGCGTGCTCGCCCTCGCCGTCATCGGCGGCGGCCTCTACGGCGGCTACCAGTGGACGCAGACGCAGTACTACGTCGGCGCCAAGGACGAGCACGTGGCCCTGTACCGCGGGATCAGCCAGGACCTGGCCTGGGTGTCGCTGTCGAAGGTGGAGAAGGACCACCCCGAGATCGAACTCAAGTACCTGCCGCCGTACCAGCAGAAGCAGGTGAAGGCCACGATCACCGCGGGCGGTCTGCAGCAGGCCCAGGCGAAGATCGACGCGCTGTCCGTGCAGGCTTCCGCGTGCCGGAAGCAGGCGGAGCGCCAGGCCGCCGAGTCCCAGCGGAACGCCAAGACGGGCCAGGGCGAGGCCGGAGGTACCACGGGAACCACCCGTACCGCCTTCACGTCCAAGGCATCACCGACGCCGAACCCGTCAACGGGTACGGCGTCGAAGAAGCCCCCGACAACGTCCTCGAAGCCCCCGACCCCGACCGCCACTCCGAACCCCGGCCCGAGCCTCTCCGAGGATGAGCAGAAGGTCGTCGATCAGTGCGGCAAGCAGTAGCCGAGCCGCGAGAGGCACCGTCACACGATGAGCAGTACGACTAACCCGCCGACGCACCACACGTCCACGATCGGCGCGATCGGCGCACCGAGCCGCCGCAACACCGAGCTGGCCCTGCTGGTCTTCGCGGTGGCCGTCCCGGTGTTCGCCTACGCCAACGTGGGCCTGGCCATCAGCAACCACGTGCCCGCCGGACTGCTGGAGTACGGCCTCGGCCTCGGCCTGATGGCCGGCGTCGCCCATCTCGCCGTACGGAAGTTCGCCCCGTACGCCGACCCGCTGCTGCTGCCGCTGGCCACGCTGCTCAACGGGCTCGGGCTGGTCGTCATCTGGCGCCTGGA
Above is a genomic segment from Streptomyces fodineus containing:
- a CDS encoding FHA domain-containing protein FhaB/FipA; the protein is MSELTLTVMRLGFLAVLWLFVIVAVQVIRSDLFGTRVTQRGSRREAGRQQQAARQQPAAPPQQRGQQRGQQGGGRRGRNAPSKLVVTEGTLTGTTVALQGQTVTLGRAHDSTIVLDDDYASSRHARIYPDRDGQWIVEDLGSTNGTYLDRSRLTTPTPIPLGAPIRIGKTVIELRK
- a CDS encoding Stp1/IreP family PP2C-type Ser/Thr phosphatase gives rise to the protein MSLSLRFAAGSHKGMIREGNEDSGYAGPRLLAIADGMGGQAAGEVASSEVISTLVTLDDDVPGSDILTSLGTAVQRANDQLRAMVEEDPQLEGMGTTLTALLWTGQRLGLVHVGDSRAYLLRDGVLTQITQDHTWVQRLVDEGRITEEEATTHPQRSLLMRALGSAEHVEPDLSIREVRAGDRYLICSDGLSGVVSHQTLEETLASYQGPQETVQELIQLALRGGGPDNITVIVADVLDLDQGDTLAGQLSDQPVVVGAVAENQHHLHDNGIMQTPAGRASHLGRQAPGHGGGEFGPPGSGDTTGYIPAGSFGDYADGELTKPRGQRKWLKRSLYSVLALAVIGGGLYGGYQWTQTQYYVGAKDEHVALYRGISQDLAWVSLSKVEKDHPEIELKYLPPYQQKQVKATITAGGLQQAQAKIDALSVQASACRKQAERQAAESQRNAKTGQGEAGGTTGTTRTAFTSKASPTPNPSTGTASKKPPTTSSKPPTPTATPNPGPSLSEDEQKVVDQCGKQ